A single Anopheles maculipalpis chromosome 3RL, idAnoMacuDA_375_x, whole genome shotgun sequence DNA region contains:
- the LOC126561159 gene encoding ribosomal protein S6 kinase beta-2 translates to MAGVFDLELHEEEEVLHDSDDDVIEIEDVDLEPELHINTNLDTEGSETIPLSEDIINPGRIKLGPQDFELKKVLGKGGYGKVFQVRKTTGADANSYFAMKVLKKASIVRNQKDTAHTRAERNILEAVRHPFIVELVYAFQTGGKLYLILEYLSGGELFMHLEREGIFLEDTACFYLCEIILALEHLHNLGIIYRDLKPENVLLDAKGHVKLTDFGLCKEHIQEGIVTHTFCGTIEYMAPEILTRSGHGKAVDWWSLGALMYDMLTGTPPFCADNRKKTVDAILKDKLNIPGYLTPDSRDLIRRLMKRQVSQRLGSGPTDGQAVRAHPFFKNVNWDDVVKRRLDPPIKPVLVSEDDVSQFDTKFTKEIPVDSPDETTLSESVNLIFQGFTYVAPSVLEEMQTRVTIPRSPRRMPRHHHHMHHLQQQHHPHNHHQGSGGSGGAQSAGTSRMMAGSSSAMENGFQMAPHQLHHPHQHPHQRRVAPNQHQHHQQPIGQPAHQPGHNQAQPGQGSMAGGPSTGSRPFNAGAPSLALRTPPHLQPFAPRPSPQDEMMDVYPEVAISLGNTG, encoded by the exons GTCGACCTCGAACCCGAACTTCACATTAACACAAATCTAGA CACCGAAGGATCTGAAACGATACCACTGTCGGAGGATATTATAAATCCCGGACGCATCAAGCTAGGACCGCAAGATTTCGAGCTAAAGAAAGTATTAGGAAAGGGTGGATATGGTAAAGTCTTCCAA GTCAGAAAAACCACTGGTGCTGATGCAAATTCGTACTTTGCGATGAAGGTGTTAAAAAAAGCGTCGATAGTTAGAAATCAAAAAGACACAGCCCACACACGCGCCGAGCGAAATATATTAGAAGCAGTTAGG CATCCCTTCATAGTAGAGCTAGTGTACGCCTTCCAGACCGGTGGCAAGTTGTATTTAATCCTAGAATACTTGAGCGGTGGCGAGCTGTTCATGCATTTAGAGCGTGAGGGTATATTTCTGGAGGACACTGCATG CTTTTACCTATGTGAAATCATTCTTGCCCTTGAGCATCTGCACAATCTTGGCATTATCTATCGGGATCTGAAGCCGGAAAATGTGCTGCTCGATGCGAAAGGGCACGTGAAGCTAACTGACTTTGGTCTGTGCAAGGAACACATCCAGGAGGGCATTGTAACGCACACGTTCTGCGGTACGATCGAGTACAT GGCACCGGAAATTTTAACCCGCAGCGGACACGGTAAAGCCGTCGACTGGTGGTCACTCGGTGCCCTCATGTACGATATGTTGACGGGAACG CCCCCATTCTGTGCGGACAATCGAAAGAAAACGGTCGACGCTATCCTGAAGGACAAGCTTAACATCCCGGGCTATCTGACGCCGGATTCGCGTGATCTTATCCGCCGGTTGATGAAGCGCCAGGTGTCGCAGCGTCTCGGTAGTGGACCGACCGATGGACAGGCGGTTAGGGCACATCCATTCTTCAAGAATGTTAACTGGGACGATGTGGTAAAGAGACGGCTTGATCCACCAATTAAACCCGTGTTG GTAAGCGAAGATGATGTGTCACAGTTTGATACGAAATTCACGAAGGAGATTCCAGTCGATTCGCCCGACGAAACGACGCTTAGCGAGAGTGTCAATCTAATCTTCCAG GGTTTCACGTACGTTGCTCCTTCCGTGCTGGAGGAAATGCAGACGCGAGTCACAATACCTCGTTCGCCCCGTCGGATGCCgcgtcaccaccaccacatgcACCATctacaacagcagcaccacccgCACAATCACCATCAGGGCAGTGGCGGTAGCGGTGGAGCGCAAAGTGCGGGCACCAGTCGAATGATGGCTGGCAGCAGTTCGGCAATGGAGAATGGTTTCCAGATGGCACCGCACCAGCTGCACCATCCGCACCAACATCCGCACCAGCGACGGGTGGCACCGAACCAGCACCAGCATCACCAGCAGCCCATCGGCCAACCGGCTCATCAACCAGGCCACAATCAGGCGCAACCCGGTCAGGGCAGTATGGCTGGTGGTCCGTCTACGGGTAGCAGACCGTTCAATGCCGGTGCGCCAAGCCTCGCCCTACGAACGCCACCCCATCTGCAACCGTTTGCACCGCGACCCTCGCCACAGGACGAAATGATGGATGTGTATCCGGAAGTAGCCATCTCCTTA GGCAACACTGGATGA
- the LOC126563678 gene encoding tektin-1 — translation MSEKYLRQQNLVLLPPEQPKYTTRDWDANNRRQNLFSLEQQALADRVISESDRIIDETKHTTEESKSEVDFRLKERIEDIQFRRDELQQQKKDAHIEEEALKVYKRRTIDAINTLREIAVPLCQKCIVLREKRQGVDLVNDGVDRELRKELDVTEGGIALLEKVLEQCVEQIRRLRATIYLLDRDLADKDRSIKIDAKNLELRPNQMELKIYAGRVPLDPYNSTDEEWIMVTNKNIAATAKEINSAQPLRSYVDQLLRQVAEDIRTQVERTNAAFRERVAEMRYTKIKLENVHKETVRQVNELTRTVTRLEREIAEKEGYVALAQTRLANRSQRPGIELCRDNVYEGLKQELVALRETIAKLDGSLVKSKATLRYLLNTQVMQEEEINLKTESLRIDEVDCITMRESLKFQSF, via the exons ATGTCCGAAAAGTATCTCCGTCAGCAAAATCTGGTGCTCCTTCCACCGGAACAACCCAAGTACACTACGCGCGATTGGGATGCAAACAACCGCCGGCAGAATCTGTTCTCTCTCGAGCAGCAAGCTTTGGCCGATCGTGTAATAAG CGAAAGTGATCGCATCATCGACGAAACGAAGCATACCACGGAAGAGAGCAAGAGTGAGGTGGACTTCCGGCTAAAGGAACGTATCGAGGACATCCAGTTCCGGCGCGATGagttgcagcagcagaaaaaggaTGCTCACATCGAGGAGGAAGCGTTGAAGGTGTACAAAAGGCGTACGATCGATGCGATCAACACGCTGCGGGAGATTGCGGTTCCATTGTGCCAGAAATGTATCGTTTTGCGGGAAAAGCGCCAGGGAGTGGATTTGGTGAACGACGGTGTTGATAGAGAGCTGCGCAAGGAGCTGGACGTGACGGAGGGTGGCATTGCGTTGCTGGAAAAGGTGTTGGAGCAGTGTGTGGAGCAGATCCGTCGGCTAAGGGCAACCATCTACCTGCTCGATCGCGATCTGGCCGACAAGGATAGGTCGATAAAGATTGATGCGAAAAATCTGGAACTTCGTCCGAATCAGATGGAGCTGAAGATTTACGCCGGAAGAGTACCGTTGGATCCTTA CAATTCAACAGATGAAGAGTGGATCATGGTAACGAACAAGAACATTGCGGCCACAGCAAAGGAAATCAATTCCGCCCAACCATTGCGCTCTTACGTCGATCAGCTGTTGCGCCAGGTAGCGGAAGACATCCGGACACAGGTCGAGCGTACGAATGCCGCCTTCCGGGAGCGGGTGGCCGAGATGCGCTACACCAAGATCAAGCTCGAAAACGTCCACAAGGAAACGGTACGGCAGGTGAACGAGCTAACACGCACCGTAACGCGGCTCGAGCGAGAAATTGCCGAAAAGGAAGGTTATGTGGCGCTCGCCCAAACCCGTCTCGCCAATCGATCGCAGCGTCCCGGTATCGAACTGTGTCGGGACAATGTGTACGAAGGTTTAAAGCAGGAACTGGTAGCACTGCGTGAAACGATTGCCAAGCTGGATGGAAGTTTGGTCAAATCAAAGGCAACCTTACGCTATCTGCTCAACACGCAGGTTATGCAGGAGGAGGAAATTAATCTCAAAACGGAATCGCTCCGGATCGACGAGGTGGACTGCATTACCATGCGGGAAAGTCTTAAATTTCAAtcgttttaa
- the LOC126561508 gene encoding E3 ubiquitin-protein ligase Bre1, giving the protein MSKRSAEDASGGGGGGAGGGSAAAAATGGAGGLQPPIKKVHFEPHLIGPISTLEELDIKVLKFQNKKLAQRIEQRIRCESELRSRIEQLEKRQTQDDAVLNVVNRYWNQLNEDIRVLLQRFDAETADESENKNENEVTTSFLMQLSTWDKEELDDKLANRVQVSKRAVAKIVQVFDRLMQRNEKLMLAMKGESEDGKSPAMAPPDLDESLRQTYIDVMAENRNLQTQNTLLHEKFHTISLKMSEYQDMLNGKETEAAELRNQIDDLQYELEKVRCRNDKLENHLAEAIEKLKAYHQLHGGDPLSGGGAGGGESGRQSSSAGGGGSRGSGSMTSVAAQHLEDLQKELEEYKELSNNRLQELDKLHLQHREALKEVEKLKMDIRQLPESVIVETTEYKCLQSQFSVLYNESMQIKTLLDESRNQLQSSKNQHLRQIEMMESEELIAQKRVRSDMIQMEDVMSQIRKEYEMLRIEFEQNMAANEQTAPINHEMRHLILSLQNHNGQLKGEVQRYKKKYKDVSADNTKLRKDLEEQTSKVTALQEAQQQAESIKLENCLSMRDATSGGGGSGAGGVSVKEESGGMLLDRDGQCGIKEEDPNGSLNSCGGTGGLGGTSSGSLTRSDSGEEGEMDANGIKREEIIGPDGMVVKKEGSSGGTGGGGLGMMDGKANGPADHHRGVKCVESDLVRDLRNQLKKALNDQKEMKLLLDMYKGVPKEQRDKVQLMASEKKKCAEIEDLKCQMKKLQESKREDRKKLADEEALRKIKQLEEQKYELQKQVQNQKQPPDSSWTTGYRPFEEEALLNEMEVTGQAFEDMQEQNSRLIQQLREKDDANFKLMSDRIKANQMHKLLREEKQLLEDQVSTRDSQIEAMHVVLRKLEEKERILQNTVTTIEKELVARQQAMEMHKRKAIESAQSAADLKLHLEKYHAQMKEAQQVVAEKTSSLEAEAYKTKRLQEELAQFKRKAERMKKIEMSGTTIDEVMLEEIREYKETLTCPSCKVKRKDAVLSKCFHVFCYDCLRTRYETRQRKCPKCNCAFGANDYHRLYLST; this is encoded by the exons ATGTCGAAACGATCGGCAGAGGACGcgtccggtggtggtggaggcggcGCAGGCGGTGGaagcgctgctgctgctgctacaggtGGGGCAGGTGGTTTACAGCCACCGATCAAGAAGGTACACTTCGAGCCACACCTGATCGGACCGATTTCGACGCTGGAAGAGCTGGACATTAAGGTGCTGaagtttcaaaacaaaaagctggcCCAGCGGATCGAACAGCGGATACGATGCGAATCGGAGCTACGGTCACGAATCGAGCAACTCGAGAAGCGTCAAACGCAGGACGATGCCGTACTGAACGTCGTGAATCGGTATTGGAACCAGCTGAACGAAGACATCCGCGTGCTGCTGCAACGCTTCGACGCGGAAACGGCGGACGAAtcggaaaacaaaa ATGAGAATGAGGTAACAACCTCGTTCCTCATGCAGCTATCGACCTGGGATAAGGAAGAGCTGGATGACAAGCTGGCGAATCGAGTACAGGTGTCAAAGCGCGCCGTAGCCAAAATCGTCCAAGTGTTCGACCGGTTAATGCAGCGTAACGAGAAGCTAATGCTGGCGATGAAGGGCGAGTCAGAGGACGGCAAATCGCCGGCCATGGCACCGCCCGATCTGGACGAATCCCTGCGCCAAACATACATCGACGTGATGGCGGAAAACCGTAACCTGCAGACacagaacacgctgctgcacGAAAAGTTTCACACGATATCGCTCAAGATGAGCGAGTATCAGGACATGCTGAACGGAAAGGAAACGGAAGCGGCCGAACTGCGCAACCAGATCGACGATCTGCAGTACGAGCTGGAGAAGGTTAGGTGTCGAAACGATAAGCTCGAAAACCATCTTGCCGAGGCGATCGAAAAGCTGAAGGCGTACCATCAGCTTCACGGCGGCGATCCACTAAGTGGGGGCGGCGCTGGTGGCGGTGAATCTGGACGACAGTCGTCCTCGGCAGGCGGTGGTGGCTCGCGGGGGTCCGGCTCGATGACGAGTGTGGCCGCACAGCATCTGGAAGATTTGCAAAAAGAGCTAGAGGAGTACAAGGAACTATCGAACAACCGGTTGCAGGAGCTGGACAAGTTGCATTTGCAGCACCGCGAGGCGCTGAAGGAGGTTGAGAAGCTAAAGATGGACATCCGGCAGCTGCCGGAATCGGTAATTGTTGAGACGACCGAGTACAAGTGCTTACAGTCACAGTTCTCCGTGCTGTACAACGAGTCCATGCAGATCAAGACACTGCTAGACGAGAGCCGAAATCAGCTGCAGTCGAGCAAGAACCAACATCTGCGCCAAATCGAGATGATGGAGAGCGAAGAGCTGATCGCGCAGAAGCGGGTACGCAGCGACATGATCCAGATGGAGGACGTGATGTCGCAGATTCGCAAAGAGTACGAGATGCTGCGGATTGAGTTCGAGCAAAACATGGCGGCAAACGAGCAGACTGCCCCGATTAATCACGAGATGCGTCACCTCATCCTGTCGCTGCAGAATCACAACGGTCAGCTGAAGGGTGAGGTGCAGCGATATAAGAAAAAGTACAAAGACGTGTCCGCGGACAATACGAAGCTGCGGAAGGATCTGGAGGAGCAGACGAGCAAGGTGACCGCGCTGCAGGAAGCCCAGCAGCAGGCGGAATCGATCAAGCTGGAAAATTGCCTCTCGATGCGTGATGCGAccagtggtggcggtggtagtGGTGCAGGTGGTGTATCCGTAAAGGAGGAATCCGGCGGTATGCTGCTCGACCGGGACGGTCAGTGCGGGATCAAGGAGGAAGACCCGAACGGATCGTTAAACTCGTGCGGTGGTACGGGAGGATTGGGCGGAACTAGTTCCGGGTCCCTCACGAGGTCAGACTCAGGCGAGGAAGGCGAAATGGACGCGAACGGTATCAAGCGGGAGGAGATCATTGGCCCCGACGGAATGGTGGTGAAAAAGGAAGGATCATCCGGTGGGACGGGCGGTGGTGGGCTCGGGATGATGGATGGCAAAGCGAACGGACCGGCCGACCATCATCGGGGCGTAAAGTGCGTCGAGTCGGATCTGGTGCGCGACCTGCGCAATCAGCTGAAGAAAGCTTTAAACGATCAGAAAGAgatgaagctgctgctggacaTGTACAAGGGTGTGCCGAAGGAGCAGCGGGACAAGGTACAGCTGATGGCGAGCGAGAAGAAAAAGTGCGCCGAAATCGAGGACCTCAAATGTCAGATGAAGAAGCTGCAGGAGAGCAAGCGGGAGGACCGGAAGAAGCTGGCGGACGAGGAGGCGCTGCGGAAGATCAAGCAGCTGGAGGAGCAGAAGTACGAGCTGCAGAAGCAGGTCCAGAATCAGAAGCAACCGCCGGACAGCAGCTGGACCACCGGCTATCGACCATTT GAAGAAGAGGCTCTGCTGAACGAGATGGAGGTGACCGGGCAGGCGTTCGAGGATATGCAGGAGCAAAACTCAAGACTGATACAACAGTTGCGCGAGAAGGACGATGCAAACTTTAAGCTAATGTCCGACCGTATCAAAGCCAATCAGATGCACAAGCTGCTCAGGGAGGAAAAGCAACTGCTTGAAGATCAG GTATCGACACGCGACAGTCAAATCGAAGCGATGCACGTCGTGTTACGAAAGCTCGAGGAAAAGGAACGCATCCTACAGAATACGGTCACCACGATCGAGAAGGAGCTCGTTGCCCGCCAGCAAGCGATGGAAATGCACAAGCGAAAAGCGATCGAATCGGCCCAATCCGCAGCAGATCTGAAGCTCCATCTCGAGAAATATCACGCCCAAATGAAGGAAGCCCAACAAGTGGTGGCTGAAAAGACGAGTTCGCTCGAGGCGGAAGCATACAAAACGAAACGGTTGCAGGAAGAGCTGGCGCAATTTAAGCGCAAGGCGGAGCGGATGAAGAAGATCGAAATGTCGGGCACGACGATCGACGAGGTGATGCTGGAGGAGATCCGGGAGTACAAGGAAACGCTCACCTGTCCATCGTGCAAGGTGAAACGGAAGGATGCAGTACTGTCCAAATGTTTCCACGTGTTTTGTTACGATTGTCTGCGGACGAGGTATGAAACGAGGCAGCGGAAGTGCCCGAAGTGCAACTGTGCGTTCGGTGCCAACGACTACCATCGGCTGTATCTGTCGACgtaa